The nucleotide window GGCTTCAATAAATCACATTCCGTCGCGTATGGACTGCTGGCATATCAGCTGAGCTATCTGAAAGCTAATTTCCCATTGGAATTCTATACGTCACTGCTCAACAGTGTGATCGGAGCCGAAGGGAAAACAGCTGAGTATATCGACGAGTGCCGGCGGCATCAGGTTCAGATCTTAGGGCCTTCGGTCAATGCCAGCGACGTGCGCTATCTCATCGAAGGCGATGCGATCCGTTATCCGTTATTGGGCATTAAAAATATCGGCTCGGCCGCCTGTCTGCAGCTGTTGGCGGAACGGCAGGAAAAGGGGCCGTTTGCGGATTACTATGATTTCGTCACGCGGATGCTGACGCGCCGGCTGAACCGCAAGATGATCGAAGCGCTGATCGACGCCGGGGCGCTGGATGAGTTCCACGCCAACCGGCAGAGTCTGCGGCTGTCGCTGGAAGAAGCGATCAGTTATGGCGATTTGGTGCGGATTGAGGTCGGCGGGCAGGTGCGGATTGATTTGGGATTGGTATCCAAACCGGTGATGGTCATGGCCAAAGAAGATCCGATTGAACGCAGCGAACGGGAGCGGGAAGCGTTAGGCTTTTATCTCTGCTCGCATCCGATTCTGCAGATCAAAAAGAAATACCAGATTCAGACCGAGCCGCTGATCCGGCTGCTGGCCAAAGGCGGTTATATTGAAGGTTTCGTTTATCTGCAGCGCGTTCGCCAGCACCGCACGAAAAAAGGCGATCTGATGGCGTTTGCCGTCGGTGTTGATGAAACGGCCCAGATCGATCTGGTCATCATGCCGAGTATCTATGCCCGCAGCACGGCCTTTCTCAACAAAGGACAATACGTGTATTTCCAAGGCAAGATGGACAAAGAAGACTCCTGTCTTGTCAATCGGCTGCAGCCGCTGAATTCGGATTTCACGCAGAATTCACAATAAAACGGTACACTGTTGACCATAAGGAAGGATGAGGAACATGGCCAAAATACTTATAGTTGATGACGAACAGATGATCCGCGAGGTCGTTCGGGAATATGCCCTGATCAATGGTTATGAAGTTGCCGAAGCCAGCGACGGCTTGGAGGCGTTGGAATTAGTGGAAAAGGAAGATTTCGACTGCGTGATTCTGGATATCATGATGCCGAAGCTGGATGGTTTTTCCGCATGCAAGCAAATTAAGAAGATCAAGCCGATTCCGATCATCATGCTTTCCGCCCGGCAGGAAGAATACGACAAGCTGTTCGGTTTTGAGTTAGGCGTCGATGACTATGTTGTCAAGCCGTTTTCACCGAAGGAGCTGATGGCGCGTGTGAAAGTGATTCTGGAACGTTTCAAGACCAAGGACAGCGAAGTTCTGCGTTTTGAAGGCCTGCAGATCAACGTCGAAGGCCGTTCCGTAACGGTCGACGGTGAGAAAGCAAACCTGACGCCGAAGGAAATTGATCTTTTGTTATATATGGTCAAAAATAAAAATATCGCGCTGTCGCGGATGAAGCTGCTTGAGGAAGTCTGGGATTACGATTATTTCGGAGATGACCGGACGGTCGATACGCACATCAAAATGCTGCGGCACAATTTAAAAGACTACCGCAAGTTTATCGTGACTGTCCGCGGAATGGGGTATAAGTTTGAAGCTTGATTTTCATGGTATAAAGTTTAATATCTGGCTGTATTTCATGTTATTTGCAGCCGGACTTTTAGCTTTGGTCGGCGGTGCTCAGCTGCTTTTGATCAAACCGTATTACCGCAGCAACAAGATCTCGGCGATCAAGGAGGTTGCGGCGACGATTCAGGAATACGTGATTGATAATCAATGGCTGGATGAGGCGACGATCAAGAAGGCTTCGCAGTTTGCGATCAACAATAACGTCTGTGCTGTCGTCTATAATGACAGCGGCAGCGTCGTCTATAATTCCGATTCACTAGGCGATTCCTGCATCTTCAATCAGACGATGACCGTCGGCTCAACGCAGCTGCAGCCGCTTAAAAACGGCCAGGCGATGCGCGAGCTTCTGATATTAAGCGACGGGGAGCTGTCGGAGGTTTTAGCCAATCAGCGCAGCGATCAGGAAATGATTCTCTATGGCAAGATGGTGCAGGCCAACTTGGCCAATTTCTATCTGTTTGTCAACAGTCCTTTGGAACCTCTGGATTCGACGCTGACGATCTTTCAGGATCAGTTTTTTGCGTTGGCTTTGATCACGTTGTTTTTATCGATTGTCATTTCGCTGTTTATTTCAACAAAGCTGTCGCGGCCGATCGTGCAGATGAAGCATTCTGCCAATGAACTGGCCAAAGGCCATTATGATATTCACTTTGAAGGCAGCTATTTCAGTGAGATTGATCAGCTGGCTGATACGCTGAATGATGCGACGCACAAGCTGAGCAAGGTGGACGAGCTGCGCCGCGACTTGATTGCCAATGTCTCGCATGATATCAAAACGCCATTAACGATGATCAAGGCTTACGCGGAGATGATCCATGATATCTCCGGCGATATCCCAGCCAAGCGCGATGAGCATCTGGACGTCATCGTCAGAGAGGTGGATTATCTGGACCATCTGGTCACGGATATGGCGGAATTGTCCAAGATGCAGTCAGGCAGCTATCAGCTGAAACTGGGAACGTTTAATTTGAATCAGAAGATTCAGAATATCGTTTCGCTCTGTCAGGTCATGATTGACGATCATCATTACCAGCTGGTTATCGAATGTCCGCGCTCACTGACGATGACCGCGGATGAGGTCAAGATCAGTCAGGTGATTTATAATTTCCTGTCCAATGCCTTTAAGCATACCCCGGATGGTAAAAAAATAACGATCCGGGCGTTTGAGAAAAACGATTGGATTCAGGTTGAAGTGGAAGATGAAGGCGAAGGCATTAAAAAGGAAGATCTGCCTTATATCTGGGACCGATATTACAAAATTGACAAGAAATATCAGCGCGCGGCCGGCGGCAGTACAGGACTGGGATTGGCGATCGTCAAGGCAATTCTGGACAGCCACCATGCGGAATACGCTGTTGAAAGTGAGGAGGGGAAGGGCTCCCGGTTCTGGTTCAGAATCCGGCGCTCAGCAGAATGGAAAATCAAACTATAACGGAAAGGCCGCAGGAGAATCGGCGATTGGATTATTTACCAAAGCTGAAATTACCATTGTGGCAGCGCAAGGATATGTTTTGCATGAATACGGATACGGTGCTGCTGGGCGAGCAGATGGTTGTTAAAAGCGGCGAAAGCGTGCTGGATCTGGGATGCAATAATGGAGCGCTGCTGCTGTACGCATCCCGTTTTTCACCCGCTTCTTTGACCGGCGTTGATCTGTTTGCTGAAGCGTTGGCGCTGGCGGAGGAAAACATGCGGATCAACGGACTGGAAGCCGAGCTGATTTGTGCGGATCTGGCTGAATTCAGGCATTTGCCGTTTGATGTTATCGTCTGTAACCCACCCTATTTTAAAACTCCGGATACCGATTCTATCAATAAAAATTCATTTCTGGCAGCGGCACGTCATGAAGCGAGCTGTACGCTGGAAACATTATTTGCTGCCGGTGGGCGTCTGCTGAAAGACAAGGGCCGGTTCTATATGGTGCACCGGGCTGACCGGCTGGCTGAAATCATCGCCGCGCTGTCAGAATCACCGCTGACTTTACGGGAAGCAACACTGGTCTTTGATCACCGCACCCATCAAGCCACTGCGGTTATTTTAGAACTGCGCAAAGGAAAACTAGGCCCGGTTCGATTTCGTGAACCGTTATGGCGGCCTGAAAACGTCGAGAGCTCTGCTGAGAACGCTGGCTTACAACAATAGGCGGCGTTTTTATTTTTGCTTAGGATAAACTTTATCAAAGTGCTAATTTAACTAACTTTTATTAAATAGAGAGATTTTATCGGTTTTGAATGCACTTAGAAGTAGCGAAATGTATGTAATTTATATATTATTGCAATCATATGAGCAGTTAGGGGAAATGGGTCGACTAAAAAATCATAGCCAAAGTCGATAAACTGCCAATAAGACCTACTAAATTAATAAAAAGGAGACACATGATAAAAAAGATTGCAGAAACCATCACTGATGTTAATACTTTCTTAGGCGTTCTTTTAAGCTGGAGTTCTATGCAGTACAATAACAATCTTAAGCCATGAAAAGTTTTTGATTTTCGATCTCTGATTGGATATAGATATTTTCATTATCAAATAGAATTCTAATCGGCTCGTTGTACAGCATTTTCACTGTTTTTATATTATCAGCAAAAGGTCTAATATTGCTGCTCTGCTTTCCAATTAATGTTTGTAAAGTGAGATTTACTCGTTTTATGCCGAGACTTTCCAAATTTTCACCAACTTCAATTAAAGTTTCATCAATTTGAGACTTACTAATAAGGGGGACTTTCTCAATGGCTTTTCCTGTTATGTTGCTAACTGCAGATAAACCCTTTAATAAATAAGATTGAATTGAAGATTTTGATGTCTTTTCAAATTGGTTGTAACATTGGGTATAAAGCTCTCTGTATTGAAACGAGTAATCTTCTATTTTAGTTGCTATTCCATCAATAAATTCAGATCCAAAATTTTCTAAAAGCATAATTTCTAAGAAAGAAGAAAAAGCATAAGAATATAAAGCGACTTGATAATCTTCAAAAAATGATTGGATCTTTTTGAGTCGTTTTTTGATATCTTCATCACTATTTAACAAAGTTTTTTTATCACATTCGGATGTTATTTGATTTCGGCAAAAAATTATGTTTTGATTTGAGGTTTGTTTAATATCCAATACTTTTGTGTAATTGCTACTCTTATATTTATCATTATCCCAATTGTATTTATAATTAGTCAAAATATCATAGAGAAACAATAGATTTGCTTTAAGTTCGGCTTTATTTTTCTCAACTAAAAAACTAATGATTTCCTGCTGTGTTTGTTGAATAGCATCTAGTTTCATATCAATGCAGTATAAAGTGGCAGCAACAGCAAGCGTCATCGGATCAAATGGCATTGGAATAAATCTGGATTGTCCTGCTATTTTCCCTGTTGCATTGCTCGCCGTGGTTCCTATTTGTCCGATACCATCTTTTGCTCGCATTGCATGCTGTCCCTCTTTAATAATGCGTAAACCTAAACCACTCCCATCCAGATTTGTGATGTTCTGCATGGCAGTTGCTATAGGTGTAAAAAATGTTCCTAAAGAAGCTACTTTAGAAAATGGTATTTTTATAGAATTGTTTAAATCAGGTTGCTCGTCTAAGAAGGTTGGATAAAACTCCATTTCCGACATCTTTGCTAACATTTCGTTTTTCTTCGAAAGTAAATTTGGCATTACACTTAGCTCCTTATTTTTATTCATTGTACTATGGATTATGACAATTATCTATACTTGTTGTTTAGTCTTAGACAGTATCTTTGGTTGAAGCCTATGGTAGATTGAATAAAAAGTAAATATGTAAAAACGTATTCAAAGGTAATAAATTTTATATCAAAATAGTTTATTTATAGGCTTTATATTTTGCTTCAGATAAAGGTAAAAATGCTGAAATGAATTCATTTTGTTTTAAAATTGAAAGAAATGGCAGAATGCGGGGTGTTGCTTTCAGCGCTTAAAACTTTTACAATAAAACTAAGCAAGTTCCCCCAAGCTTTTAGGAGGTCGTAAATGTTAAAACTAGGAAGAAAATGGGCGGCGTTTCTTTTGTGCTGCCTGCTGGTGCCGATAACCCCGCTTAAGGCGGAAACGACAGTGATCGAGATCGTGGATTACCGCGATGGACAGGAAGCTGTGCTGCAGACGTTCAGCACGCTGAAAAGCGCCGCGGATTATTATGCAAAGCACCGTCATGACGAAAGCGTCGTCAACCTGGGCGTGCGGCAGGACGGCAAGCTGATCGCGGTGGATCAGGGAATCGTCTTCTTTGCATCCGAGGGATGCAAGGTTAATACGGAATACAAAGATGCCGATACTGGCAACGATGGATACCTCAACGGCTGTTATGGGGCAGATGGTGCGGCTCTGGATACGGATTTTACCAAAATGCAGGTGGAATTCAAACTTTCCGGCGTGCGCGGAAAAGCAAAGCTGGCGGAGGTGACGCTGGTACCGCTGTCTGAAGCGGGAAATTTAAGCAGTTATACTGTTCGCGAGGGTCGACTGTATCATCAGATCCGTCAAAGTCAGAGTTCCTCACGGTATGCGACGATGATTGATTTAGGACCGGTACCGGCCAATCTCAGCAGTTACGGGCAGCTGTACAGCTACGATGGTCATTATTTTTATGAGGGTCCGGCGGTGATGCTTCAGGATTATCAGAAGGGCAGTACCGCGGCTTCAATCAATTCACAGGAACCTTTTTATTTCTATTATCAATATTTATCCCATCGCTCACTTTCCTACTATACGGAAGCTGAATTAACAGCCTATTTTCAGCAAACATTGGGAATCGATCAGTCGATCGTATCCTATCAGGACCGCGACCGCAATTCCGTTCATGATACGCTCAACCAGTCGCTGTATTATGGTGAAGAAGGAGCCTTCTTACAGGCGCAGTCGCTGTATGGCTCCAATGCGCTGATGATGCTGGCGCTGTCGATGAACGAATCTGCCAGCGGACGCAGCTCGTTAAGCTTTACGCGCAACAATCTGTTTGGGCATGCGGCGTATGACAGCGATGTGGAAGCCAATGCGAAGCGCTACTTCAAATTAAGCAGCTCGATATTGTCGCATGCGAAAACATATGTATCCGCCAGCTATCTCAATCCGAAGAAGTTTCAGTATCACGGCGGCTTCTTTGGCGATAAAGCCAGCGGGATGAATGTCAGCTATGCTTCCGATCCGTATTGGGGAGAAAAAGCCGCGTCTTATTACATGCAGCTGGATGAAGCGATGGGTTCGAAAGATCTCAATCAGCTGACCTTGGGTATTCATACCCAGAATGTCAGTCTTTCAATATACAGCGAACCTTCATCCACTTCCGCCGTCTTGTATTCCACAGGCAAAACCGCGCCGCTGGCCTTTGTGCTGCTGGAAAAGATCGAAAACGGCGAAGGCAGCTGGTACAAGGTCCAGAGTGAAGCGGCTGTGGCTGAGGATTATACCTATCGTTTTGAAGAATGCATCGGCTATCTTCCTGCCTCCAGTTTCGATGTCATTCTCAATGCTGACCGGCTGAATACGCTGCAGCTGAAAACGGCTGTTTTTGATGCCGGCGAGGGAACATTCCCGCAGGGCGGCAGCCGCATTGAAATCGATTTGCTGGAAAACAGTGAGCCTTATGCCCCTGAACCTACAAAAGAAGGCAGTGTGTTTGTTGGCTGGCAGGAAAACAACGGGGTCTATCTTGCCGAGTATAAAGCAATTCAGGAAATTTCCATGGTTTCCCTGCCGCTGCAGCAGTATGCTGCAGGTTCACGCATTGATCTGAAAAAGGGAAAGGTTCAGGTCAAGTATACGGATGGGACTGAGGAAGAGCTGCCGTTAACCAGTTCGATGGTCAGTGGTTTTGATCTGAACAGCGAGGGAGTCCAGACCGTGACGGTGAGTGTCGGAACCGTATCAACCAGCTACGAAATTGAAGTGTCTGAGGAATTGAATCAGCTGCAGGATGCGCTGAAGGAAGATCTGGACGCCCTGATCGAGGCGATTGATCCAGCCGCAGTGACAGAGCAGCAGAAAACTGATTTGCTCAAGCTGAAACAGCGGTTGGATACGACAGAAGTGACTTCCTGGACAATTGCGCAGATCCGCGCTCTGGACACCTTGCTGAAACCCTTGCTGGACAACCAACGTTCTTTGGTTTTAAAATCCAAGGACAGCCAGTTTTCCGTTTCGGGACTAAGTCTGGCGCTGCCGCAGACGGATCCAGGTCAGAAAAAATGGATCAAGGACACCTATAAGCTGACCCTCAAGCAGGCTAAACCGCAGGATGAAGTGCAGCGGCAGGCAGAAACGATTGCCAGCGGCAACGGCGCGGCGATTGAACAGTGGTTTACCGTTGCAGGCCAGAAAAATTATGATTCATCGCTGACGCTGCGTACGCCGCTGTGCATTACAATGAGTCTGCCGGAAGGCTGGGACAGCTCCAAAAAAGTCACGGTGTGGCGCTTGGAGGACGGCGATGTAATTCAGATGCCGACGACCCAGAGTGCTTCAACGCTGACCTTTACAAGTGAAGCGCTGGGACAGTTTGTGCTGACCAGCCGTCAGACTGTCAACCAGTATGAAGATACACCGCCAGTGGAAGTCATGACGATAGCTCAGAACGGCCTGGATTGGCCGCAGCTGATGATTAAGGCATTAATCGCCGTGATTGCCTTGCTGATCTTATTTGCCGCCGTCTTAATTTTACAGCGGCGGGCCGATAAAAAACGCCGTCGTGCGCTTGCGAAAAGAGCGAAGCGTCAGCGTCAGATCCACCGCCGATAAAAAAAGATCCGCCGCTTTGAATGTTAAGAATTCATCGCCGGCGGATTTTTATTTTGATCAGGGAGCGCGAAAGATATTTTCATGGACTGCCTGAGCGATGACGTCAATCGCTTCACCGACATCCTGCTTCATCCCCAGGCTGACCCAGTCTTGAACTAATCCTACGATGGCGTGCGTGTAAAACCGTACGATCAGACCTTGTTCCTTTTCACTTAAAGCTGGATGGCTGAGCTGCAGCTGCTGGCGAAGAAAATCCTGATAGATATCGCGCAGAACCGTTCCTAAATTAACCCGTCCATGGGTGTTTAAGGCATGGACAGAAAGGGCTGGCTGACGCTGCAGTACCTGGGTTGCGGCTTCCAGCGAACGCACCCAAGCAGCACGGGTCAGCAGCGGATTGACTACCGGCGTAAGCTGACTTTTCAATAAAACATCCAGAATTTCATATTTGTCTGAAAAATGATAATAAAGTGTATTGCGGCTGATACCGGTCAGTTCACTGATCTGTCCGATTTGAATGTCGTCCAGTGTCTTCTTTTGCATCAGTGTTTCCAAAGCTTTTAAAATTGCATTGCGGGTCAGTTCAGCGGCGGCCATTCTGCTCCCTCCTTTGATTATTATTGTACCAAAGCTGCTGATTTCTGTCTAAAGTCTTTGGGCAAATTCTCAATTTGTTCAAAAATCAGACAGAAGGGCAGAGTGTTTATAGACAAGCAGAAGCGGTCTGCTTATGATCGAAGGTGGAGGAATGAGTATGGAATATAATGATTTAACCAAACCTGCCAGCGAAGTCACACGTCAGGTTCACCAACAGATGAAGTCGCTGCTGGACTTTGAGGATGCGCATGAAAAAAACTGCGCTCTGCACAACTGCCTGAAAAAAGTGGAAGATCTTGAAATTAAAAATGCGGAGGGTGAAGTCATCTGGAGTCAGAAGATTGCCTGTTTGGACGAGGAACAGGAAGTGGCGACAATCAACCCCAGCCTGTATCGCAACGCCTGGCTGAACCATCAGACAGGTTTGTTCAAAGTCGTTGACGGGATTTATCAGGTCCGCGGCTACGATATGTCCAATCTGACGGTAATTGCCGGAAAAACCGGATGGATTGTCTGCGATCCCCTGATCAGCTGCGAATGCTCAAAAGCCGCCTTAGCACTGGTCAATGAGGTGTTGGGAGAACGGCCGGTATCCGCGATTGTCATTTCCCATCCGCACTTGGATCATTTCGGCGGAATCAAAGGCATTGTCGATGAAGCTGCTGTTTGCAACGGACAAGTTCCGTTGATCGTTCCGGAACATTATACCTTCCATGCGGTGAGTGAGAATGTGTATGCCATGAATGCAATGCAGCGGCGGGCCTGTTATCAATATGGCACAGCGCTGGATTTTAATGAAACGGGAGCGATCGCGATGGGGATCGGCATGGGCCAGTCGCGCGGAACAGTCACCTTTATCCGTCCGACAGATGAAATCAAGCACACTGGCGAAAAACGGATCATCGACGGCATTGAATTCATTTTTCAAATGACGCCGGAAACCGAATCGCCGGCGGAGATGTGCTGGTATCTGCCGCAGTTTAAAGCGTTGTGGATGGCTGAATTATGCAATGCAACGATGCATAATCTCTATACGCTGCGCGGTACGCAGATTCGTGACGGCAATGCCTGGGCTTTTGCGATTACGCAGGCAAAAGCCTTGTTTGGAAGCGAAGCGGAGGTGTTGTTTCAGGCACATAACTGGCCGCATTGGGGAAATCGTGAAGTCAATGAAATCCTGGAGGAAACCGCGGCAGTCTATAAATTTATCAACGATCAGACTTTGTTGTATATGAACCAGGGACTGACGCCGAATGAGATTGCCCATACGATCCAGCTGCCGAAATCGTTGGAAAAGGTCTGGACAACCCGGCAGTATTACGGTACGCTCTCGCACAATGCCAAAGCTGTTTATCAGCGGTATCTGGGCTGGTATGACGGAAACCCGGTTAATCTGAACCCTTTAACGCCAACTGAGCAGGGGCAAAAGCTGATCGCGCTTGCAGGGAGCAGTGAAGCTTTGCTGAAACAGGCTGAGAAAGCCTTGGAGAAAGGGGAATACCAATGGGCTGCCCAGCTGTCCAACGCTGTTGTTTTCGCTGAGCCGGACAATTTGAAAGCCCGTTATCTTTGCGCAGATGCGATGGAACAGATGGGATATCAGGCTGAATCCGGACCTTGGCGCAACTGTTACCTTAATGGGGCGGATGAGCTGCGGCATGGCGTGCGGAGCGGGCGTCAGGCGAAAAACTCCGGGGATCTGGCCCGCTGTATGGACAGCCGTATGATGCTGGATTATTGGGGAATCCTCATCGACGGCCAACGGGCGGAAAATTTAGATATCAAGCTGAATCTGATGATCACAGATACGCAGCAGCGATACTGCGTTCACCTCATTCATGGCGCTTTACTGGTCTATCCGGACATTCATGAAAGCGATGCTGATGCCACGCTGACGATGCCGCGGCTGGGCCTGGCGGCCTTGCTTACCCGCCCTGCCACTCTGCAGGATAAGGGAATTCAGATCGACGGTGATGCTGAGTGTCTGACAAGGATCATGGAAGTCATGGTTGATTTTGACCGGCGCTTTGCGATCATTGAACCCTAGCTCACAATAGAAAAACTTGATGCGCAGGCTTATCTTTTTAATCAAAGATATTGACCTGCGATCAAGTTTTTTGTTTTTATTCATTCTGTCCATCGAAAACTAAAAGTCAACATTTAAAACGCGGGCTAAATTACCGCCTAAAATTCGCTGCTTTGCGTCCTCATCGATAGGCAGGTGCATGATTTCTTCAATGGCTTCGGTGATTTTTCCGGCATCATTGTAAGGAAAATCAAGTCCGAATAAACACAATTCATCGCTTGTCATATGCAGCAGGGTTTGGACTTTTTCCTGACCTAAATACCAAAAGCGGTTGCGGTCTTGATCAAAGACACTGGTCAATCCGGCATAGATGTTGCATTTTCCGGATTCTTCCGCGCGGTTGTTCAGGATCACCGCCAGAGCTTCGTTAAAGAAGCAATAGCCGCCGACATGTTCCATGGAAAATTTGAGATCCGGAAAATTCCAGGCGACTTCATCGAACAACAAAGGCTGATAGTCCTTAATTCGATGCCAGTGTACACCGGTATGAAAGGACAAGAACAGCCCGGCTTCCTGCGCTGCGGCATAAACCTGGAAAGCTTCAGGGCCGTCAATCGCAAATTTCTGAAAGGCTGGATGCAGCTTAATGCCTTTGAATCCCAGCTCACGGATGTGTTTGACCTGACCTTCAAGATCCTGACCATGAATGTCAACAACGCCAAAGCCGGTTAATTCCGGATGATGCTTTAATTCTTCAGCCATCCATAGATTTGGATTGTAGTCAAGCCCCCATTCATAAAATGGGGCAAAACACACACATTGATCAATGCCTGTTTTAGCCATAACTTCAAGCAAAGCACTGACAGTTCCATCCGGCCGCTGATCTTTGCGGAATATGTGCGCATGATTGGCAAATATTTTCATGATAAAACCTCTCCTTCTGTTTAGATTATACAAGGTTGTTGGAATAAGGAAAGAGTTTCGGCATTGAAAAGTTTAAATCAAACATTGACAATTCTTAGTGCATATAATACAGTTAATACAGATAGTACAGATCATACAGACTGGAGGCGGGAGCTTGTTTCTGATCAATACGCAAAGCAATGAACCGATCTATGAACAGATCAAACGTCAGATCGTGCGGTTCATTGAAGCCGGAGTACTGCAGCCGGATGAAAAGCTGATCTCGGTGCGCTCGCTGGCCCAGCAGTTGAATATCAATCCCAACACTGTGCAAAAGGCCTATCAGGAGCTGGAAGCGGAAGGCATTCTTTATACGCTGCCCAAAAAAGGGGTGTTTGTCCGGGGGATGCCCGCGAGCGCAAGCGTCAGCGGTGTGGAAACGGAAGTCCGGCAGCTGCTTCAGCTGTGCCGCAAGCTGAAGATCAGCACTGAAGAGCTGATTGAAATGATCAGGAAGGAAGGGGAAAATGATGTTGATCGTTGACGAGGTAACCAAGTCGATTGCGACGAAAAAGATTTTGCAGGAGTGCAGCATGAAT belongs to Holdemania massiliensis and includes:
- a CDS encoding response regulator transcription factor, encoding MAKILIVDDEQMIREVVREYALINGYEVAEASDGLEALELVEKEDFDCVILDIMMPKLDGFSACKQIKKIKPIPIIMLSARQEEYDKLFGFELGVDDYVVKPFSPKELMARVKVILERFKTKDSEVLRFEGLQINVEGRSVTVDGEKANLTPKEIDLLLYMVKNKNIALSRMKLLEEVWDYDYFGDDRTVDTHIKMLRHNLKDYRKFIVTVRGMGYKFEA
- a CDS encoding sensor histidine kinase, which gives rise to MKLDFHGIKFNIWLYFMLFAAGLLALVGGAQLLLIKPYYRSNKISAIKEVAATIQEYVIDNQWLDEATIKKASQFAINNNVCAVVYNDSGSVVYNSDSLGDSCIFNQTMTVGSTQLQPLKNGQAMRELLILSDGELSEVLANQRSDQEMILYGKMVQANLANFYLFVNSPLEPLDSTLTIFQDQFFALALITLFLSIVISLFISTKLSRPIVQMKHSANELAKGHYDIHFEGSYFSEIDQLADTLNDATHKLSKVDELRRDLIANVSHDIKTPLTMIKAYAEMIHDISGDIPAKRDEHLDVIVREVDYLDHLVTDMAELSKMQSGSYQLKLGTFNLNQKIQNIVSLCQVMIDDHHYQLVIECPRSLTMTADEVKISQVIYNFLSNAFKHTPDGKKITIRAFEKNDWIQVEVEDEGEGIKKEDLPYIWDRYYKIDKKYQRAAGGSTGLGLAIVKAILDSHHAEYAVESEEGKGSRFWFRIRRSAEWKIKL
- a CDS encoding tRNA1(Val) (adenine(37)-N6)-methyltransferase; translated protein: MDYLPKLKLPLWQRKDMFCMNTDTVLLGEQMVVKSGESVLDLGCNNGALLLYASRFSPASLTGVDLFAEALALAEENMRINGLEAELICADLAEFRHLPFDVIVCNPPYFKTPDTDSINKNSFLAAARHEASCTLETLFAAGGRLLKDKGRFYMVHRADRLAEIIAALSESPLTLREATLVFDHRTHQATAVILELRKGKLGPVRFREPLWRPENVESSAENAGLQQ
- a CDS encoding glucosaminidase domain-containing protein, which produces MLKLGRKWAAFLLCCLLVPITPLKAETTVIEIVDYRDGQEAVLQTFSTLKSAADYYAKHRHDESVVNLGVRQDGKLIAVDQGIVFFASEGCKVNTEYKDADTGNDGYLNGCYGADGAALDTDFTKMQVEFKLSGVRGKAKLAEVTLVPLSEAGNLSSYTVREGRLYHQIRQSQSSSRYATMIDLGPVPANLSSYGQLYSYDGHYFYEGPAVMLQDYQKGSTAASINSQEPFYFYYQYLSHRSLSYYTEAELTAYFQQTLGIDQSIVSYQDRDRNSVHDTLNQSLYYGEEGAFLQAQSLYGSNALMMLALSMNESASGRSSLSFTRNNLFGHAAYDSDVEANAKRYFKLSSSILSHAKTYVSASYLNPKKFQYHGGFFGDKASGMNVSYASDPYWGEKAASYYMQLDEAMGSKDLNQLTLGIHTQNVSLSIYSEPSSTSAVLYSTGKTAPLAFVLLEKIENGEGSWYKVQSEAAVAEDYTYRFEECIGYLPASSFDVILNADRLNTLQLKTAVFDAGEGTFPQGGSRIEIDLLENSEPYAPEPTKEGSVFVGWQENNGVYLAEYKAIQEISMVSLPLQQYAAGSRIDLKKGKVQVKYTDGTEEELPLTSSMVSGFDLNSEGVQTVTVSVGTVSTSYEIEVSEELNQLQDALKEDLDALIEAIDPAAVTEQQKTDLLKLKQRLDTTEVTSWTIAQIRALDTLLKPLLDNQRSLVLKSKDSQFSVSGLSLALPQTDPGQKKWIKDTYKLTLKQAKPQDEVQRQAETIASGNGAAIEQWFTVAGQKNYDSSLTLRTPLCITMSLPEGWDSSKKVTVWRLEDGDVIQMPTTQSASTLTFTSEALGQFVLTSRQTVNQYEDTPPVEVMTIAQNGLDWPQLMIKALIAVIALLILFAAVLILQRRADKKRRRALAKRAKRQRQIHRR
- a CDS encoding TetR/AcrR family transcriptional regulator C-terminal domain-containing protein; amino-acid sequence: MAAAELTRNAILKALETLMQKKTLDDIQIGQISELTGISRNTLYYHFSDKYEILDVLLKSQLTPVVNPLLTRAAWVRSLEAATQVLQRQPALSVHALNTHGRVNLGTVLRDIYQDFLRQQLQLSHPALSEKEQGLIVRFYTHAIVGLVQDWVSLGMKQDVGEAIDVIAQAVHENIFRAP
- a CDS encoding alkyl/aryl-sulfatase, coding for MEYNDLTKPASEVTRQVHQQMKSLLDFEDAHEKNCALHNCLKKVEDLEIKNAEGEVIWSQKIACLDEEQEVATINPSLYRNAWLNHQTGLFKVVDGIYQVRGYDMSNLTVIAGKTGWIVCDPLISCECSKAALALVNEVLGERPVSAIVISHPHLDHFGGIKGIVDEAAVCNGQVPLIVPEHYTFHAVSENVYAMNAMQRRACYQYGTALDFNETGAIAMGIGMGQSRGTVTFIRPTDEIKHTGEKRIIDGIEFIFQMTPETESPAEMCWYLPQFKALWMAELCNATMHNLYTLRGTQIRDGNAWAFAITQAKALFGSEAEVLFQAHNWPHWGNREVNEILEETAAVYKFINDQTLLYMNQGLTPNEIAHTIQLPKSLEKVWTTRQYYGTLSHNAKAVYQRYLGWYDGNPVNLNPLTPTEQGQKLIALAGSSEALLKQAEKALEKGEYQWAAQLSNAVVFAEPDNLKARYLCADAMEQMGYQAESGPWRNCYLNGADELRHGVRSGRQAKNSGDLARCMDSRMMLDYWGILIDGQRAENLDIKLNLMITDTQQRYCVHLIHGALLVYPDIHESDADATLTMPRLGLAALLTRPATLQDKGIQIDGDAECLTRIMEVMVDFDRRFAIIEP
- a CDS encoding amidohydrolase family protein; the protein is MKIFANHAHIFRKDQRPDGTVSALLEVMAKTGIDQCVCFAPFYEWGLDYNPNLWMAEELKHHPELTGFGVVDIHGQDLEGQVKHIRELGFKGIKLHPAFQKFAIDGPEAFQVYAAAQEAGLFLSFHTGVHWHRIKDYQPLLFDEVAWNFPDLKFSMEHVGGYCFFNEALAVILNNRAEESGKCNIYAGLTSVFDQDRNRFWYLGQEKVQTLLHMTSDELCLFGLDFPYNDAGKITEAIEEIMHLPIDEDAKQRILGGNLARVLNVDF
- a CDS encoding GntR family transcriptional regulator — translated: MFLINTQSNEPIYEQIKRQIVRFIEAGVLQPDEKLISVRSLAQQLNINPNTVQKAYQELEAEGILYTLPKKGVFVRGMPASASVSGVETEVRQLLQLCRKLKISTEELIEMIRKEGENDVDR